One Microplitis demolitor isolate Queensland-Clemson2020A chromosome 2, iyMicDemo2.1a, whole genome shotgun sequence DNA segment encodes these proteins:
- the LOC103572472 gene encoding uncharacterized protein LOC103572472, with the protein MLAEKLYALTYLPCAFVFKNAKIYNNEGSIHYLFIRGRCSSKLCGNIIFAYLDKKPCDFPCQLRIRTKDSFGESHENVHRPTRKFQRMIIGAKALSEGVGNYTKRQAQLYSQDNKRLPPILPKQNIIRQCKNEYLHEKLRVKLGDGRDVVSTIENMRYNPLYPGFIQDVKKDKFYVIYSTPNQLVAYKRYCKLTHASSKIAIDGTGSIIKPIIHSNGRKSGHLFLYAIVINYNNKSHSVHQLLTESQNTQMLIWWLKQWFSMGAPKPKEANCDSSRALINALSFTLNDQSIKVYIDIIFLRAIGDFSHSTRPAISTYIRLDVAHFIHMISRWKCFKNQKNSLVKSFYMHCIVLMIDCQTVEQFEMIFRLICIVALNECEDSIITVTDESVKYARPKLQSIIASRDLTELVKDLGSHEAGDTIPEKNDPEENGNHSDDVTQLSPVKIFINDIYKSAFPSNILGSIASAYYFKEFIEEFLVRAYEFPIWTASCLPHEADHVTTSYTEQFFVIKKKEA; encoded by the coding sequence ATGCTGGCAGAAAAATTATATGCTCTCACTTACTTGCCTTGTGCATTCGTTTTTAAGAAtgctaaaatttataataatgaaggTAGCATTCATTACCTATTTATACGAGGGCGATGTTCAAGTAAATTGTGTGGAAATATCATTTTTGCATATTTGGACAAAAAACCTTGTGATTTTCCATGTCAGCTACGAATAAGGACAAAGGATAGTTTCGGAGAATCTCACGAGAATGTACATAGACCTACTCGAAAGTTTCAACGAATGATTATTGGTGCGAAAGCGTTAAGTGAAGGAGTCGGAAATTACACTAAACGTCAGGCGCAATTGTACAGCCAAGATAATAAACGTCTTCCTCCAATATTGCCGAAACAAAACATTATACGGCaatgtaaaaatgaatatctCCATGAAAAATTAAGAGTGAAACTAGGAGACGGACGTGATGTTGTTAGCACCATAGAAAACATGAGATATAATCCTCTTTATCCAGGATTCATTCAGGATgtgaaaaaagataaattttatgtgaTCTACAGCACTCCTAATCAATTAGTTGCATACAAACGTTACTGCAAGCTTACTCATGCGTCTTCTAAAATAGCAATTGATGGTACTGGCAGTATTATAAAGCCAATAATTCATTCAAACGGACGTAAATCTGGTCATCTATTTTTGTATgctattgttataaattacaacAACAAATCACACTCAGTCCATCAATTACTCACGGAAAGTCAAAATACACAAATGTTAATATGGTGGCTAAAACAGTGGTTTTCTATGGGGGCACCGAAACCAAAAGAGGCTAACTGCGACAGCTCTAGAGCTTTAATTAATGCTCTTTCATTTACATTAAATGACCAATCTATTAAGGTTTATATAGATATCATATTCTTACGAGCAATCGGTGACTTTTCTCACTCCACAAGACCAGCGATTTCTACATATATCCGTCTGGATGTTGCTCATTTCATCCATATGATAAGTAGGTggaaatgttttaaaaatcaaaaaaattctctcGTAAAGTCATTTTACATGCATTGTATCGTTCTCATGATTGATTGTCAAACTGTCGAACAATTTGAGATGATATTTCGTCTGATTTGTATAGTTGCATTAAATGAGTGCGAGGACTCGATTATTACGGTTACTGATGAAAGTGTTAAATATGCTAGACCTAAATTACAATCAATCATTGCATCACGAGATCTTACTGAACTTGTGAAAGATTTAGGATCACACGAAGCTGGTGATACAAtacctgaaaaaaatgatccaGAAGAAAATGGTAATCACAGTGATGATGTTACTCAACTTAGTccagtgaaaatatttattaacgatatatataaatcagcATTTCCCTCCAACATATTAGGATCGATTGCTAGtgcttattattttaaagaatttattgAGGAGTTTTTAGTTAGAGCGTATGAGTTTCCTATTTGGACAGCATCCTGTTTACCTCATGAAGCTGATCATGTCACGACCAGTTACACTGAACAgttttttgtgataaaaaagaaagaagCTTAA
- the LOC103572471 gene encoding uncharacterized protein LOC103572471 has translation MEKRAHRFMFESLRDKCNSATGNKKDDVKEDFSKGILSDTFISEDEIYEADKELSPHMTYEDNKEKNSIKKSDRVKVTKHTHNLFDDSDTISNYNWRNKGRISDHDYNTSLNDQENVKLPFTPLLKKKELVLPKNLKPSQSKEYDTYENEMKNPSFVPPLQTVNGIKNKNPISIKTTKDDALTTYKKGFHFQPKPDIKYQNASPSMSTKTQTTKNQLLKNSYKSFTVNKISILLSNTCASVSLIQILTTAAIDDPKLLLYMDKNANPTMKFICQFSKVGAIDAIYKKRTTLLATLFEEKIEDKSKTSPLYDRQLNMWFSITEIWQKSFPSSAGFRCTCKLCGGYRTNVPIFQVNYKVIWKNGFSQLKESIYLFDCTIRCTKCKLNMIDRSLLFNKCICIELDVRMYQSKPLQCKLITLPSVMQLNNKNYTLRGIIGINNRHFVAYCKSYNNNWKLHDDTASKIQPVSHWKEIVPNAAIYTRVD, from the exons ATGGAAAAGCGCGCGCATCGATTCATgtttgaatcgctacgtgacaaGTGTAATTCTGCTACTGGTAATAAAAAAGATGACGTGAAAGAAGATTTCAGTAAAGGGATACTTTCAGACACTTTTATTAGTGAAGATGAAATTTATGAAGCCGATAAAGAGCTTTCGCCTCATATGACGTATGAagacaataaagaaaaaaattcgattaaaaaatcagATCGCGTTAAAGTTACCAAACACACACATAATTTGTTTGACGATTCTGATACTATTTCAAACTATAATTGGAGAAATAAAGGTAGAATTTCTGACCATGATTACAATACATCTTTAAATGACCAAGAGAATGTTAAGCTACCATTTACacctttattaaaaaaaaaagagctagttttaccaaaaaatttaaaaccatcCCAATCAAAAGAATATGATACAtatgaaaatgaaatgaaaaatcctTCGTTCGTCCCGCCGTTACAAACTGtcaatggaataaaaaataaaaatccaataagtattaaaactACGAAAGATGATGCTTTAACAACTTACAAAAAAGGATTCCACTTTCAACCTAAACCAGATATAAAATATCAGAATGCGAGCCCGAGTATGTCAACTAAAACTCAAACAACAAAAAACCAACTTCTTAAAAATAGCTATAAGTCttttacagtaaataaaatatctattttactGAGTAATACTTGCGCTTCTGTCTCACTAATACAAATACTTACAACGGCTGCAATTGATGatccaaaattattattgtatatggATAAGAATGCAAATCcaacaatgaaatttatttgtcaGTTTTCTAAAGTAGGAGCAATTGAtgcaatatataaaaaaagaaccaCTCTATTAGCTACACtgtttgaagaaaaaattgaagacaaaagTAAAACATCACCTTTATATGACAGACAATTGAACATGTGGTTCAGCATCACTGAAATTTGGCAAAAATCTTTTCCTTCAAGTGCGGGTTTTAGGTGCACTTGTAAATTATGTGGGGGATATCGAACAAATGTTCCAATATTTCAAGTGAACTACAAAGTAATATGGAAAAACGGATTCAGTCAACTAAAAGAATCAATTTACTTATTTGACTGTACAATACGATGCACAAAGTGTAAACTGAATATGATTGATCgttctcttttatttaataaatgcatATGTATTGAATTAGATGTCAGGATGTACCAAAGTAAACCTTTACAATGCAAATTAATAACTTTGCCATCAGTTATgcaattgaataataaaaattatac GTTGAGAGGTATTATTGGAATTAATAATAGGCATTTTGTAGCATACTGTAAaagctataataataattggaaATTACACGATGATACTGCTTCAAAAATACAACCTGTTTCACATTGGAAAGAAATAGTACCAAACGCTGCTATTTATACTAgagttgattaa